A portion of the Pomacea canaliculata isolate SZHN2017 linkage group LG13, ASM307304v1, whole genome shotgun sequence genome contains these proteins:
- the LOC112554531 gene encoding TWiK family of potassium channels protein 7-like has protein sequence MGSRGSGACCKQFAKFLFSHVGLCGMVVLYCVVGGFIFEHLEKKNEEEICYESRSEYQPMETKTVNSTLKIFFENGGIVSDANRETMEVQLRSVLETFRNNTLAIGYDGRDCDRYGLEGGPKYEWTWAGALMFSVTVVTTIGYGHIAPKTIWGRLVCIAYAVLGIPLMLLCLANIGDVLADIFRFIYAKICCCACCRKRKSRERRLQALKQQQDQNQQGQIITKNSDNLGDGEGIKADKSTIITNNVPPTNTEFSRLQSKSPSESLESDKQSRPSSASSTTKLRPVTPPTRSIKIVPLDVKTLSHNRPTKAEPPVIVDDDSSDEDDDDYELDEKKITVPLTITMIVIGSYIFAGAVLFGLWEGWDWLQSAYFCFITLATIGFGDVVPGTDFENPTAQAQLLLGSVYVLFGMAILSMCFSLMQEEIVSKCRWIGQKLGILDRTDD, from the exons ATGGGCAGCAGGGGAAGTGGAGCCTGCTGCAAGCAGTTCGCCAAGTTCCTCTTCTCGCACGTGGGTCTGTGCGGCATGGTGGTGCTGTACTGTGTGGTGGGCGGCTTCATCTTCGAGCACCTGGAGAAGAAGAACGAGGAGGAGATCTGCTACGAGTCGCGGTCCGAGTACCAGCCCATGGAGACCAAGACCGTCAACTCCACCCTCAAGATCTTCTTCGAGAACGGCGGCATCGTGTCGGACGCCAACCGCGAGACCATGGAGGTGCAGCTGCGCAGCGTGCTGGAAACCTTCCGCAACAACACGTTGGCCATCGGCTACGACGGACGCGACTGCGACCGCTACGGCCTGGAGGGTGGACCCAAGTACGAGTGGACCTGGGCCGGCGCCCTCATGTTCTCCGTCACCGTGGTGACCACCATAG GATATGGTCACATCGCACCCAAGACCATCTGGGGCCGCCTGGTGTGCATCGCCTACGCAGTGCTGGGGATCCCCCTCATGCTGCTGTGTCTGGCCAACATTGGTGATGTCCTCGCCGACATCTTTCGCTTCATCTACGCCAAGATCTGCTGCTGCGCCTGCTGCCGCAAGCGCAAGTCCCGGGAGAGACGCCTGCAGGCGCTGAAGCAACAGCAGGACCAGAACCAGCAAGGACAGATCATCACCAAGAACAGCGACAACTTGGGCG ACGGCGAAGGGATAAAGGCTGACAAatccaccatcatcaccaacaacGTGCCGCCCACCAACACGGAGTTCTCCCGCCTCCAGAGCAAGTCCCCCTCCGAGTCGCTGGAGAGCGACAAGCAGTCGCGGCCGTCGTCTGCCTCCTCCACCACCAAGCTGCGACCCGTGACCCCGCCCACCCGCTCCATCAAGATCGTGCCGCTGGACGTCAAGACGCTGAGTCACAACCGCCCGACCAAGGCTGAACCCCCAGTCATCGTAGACGACGACAGCAGCGACGAAGATGACGACGACTACGAATTGGACGAGAAGAAGATCACCGTGCCCCTGACCATCACCATGATCGTCATCGGCAGCTACATCTTTGCCGGCGCCGTGCTGTTCGGCCTGTGGGAGGGATGGGACTGGCTGCAGTCGGCTTATTTCTGCTTCATCACCCTGGCAACCATCGGCTTCGGTGACGTTGTGCCTGGTACAGATTTCGAGAACCCCACGGCGCAGGCGCAGCTGCTGCTGGGCTCCGTCTACGTGCTGTTCGGCATGGCCATCCTGTCCATGTGCTTCTCTCTCATGCAGGAGGAGATCGTCAGCAAGTGCCGCTGGATCGGGCAGAAGCTGGGCATTCTGGACAGGACGGACGACTAG